The DNA window GGTTTCATGTTATTTGGTCTTCTAAGGTTATCCCgagacaccaattcatcatGTGGTTATTGTTTAGGGAAAGACTCTCAATTAGGGATCGCATCAAAAGGTTTATGAACATAACAAATTCTATTTGCCTACTTTGTGAAGGGAATGAGGAGACAATGAATCACTTATTCGGTTACTGCCCGTTTACTCTTGAGTTGtggaaaatatttttgaaagcAATGGAATTGACATATTTCCCTTTGTAATGAATAGACATCAAGGAGGTTGCTATTATGAAAGCAAGAGGTAATCAATTCTGTTCGGATATGTTTAAATGTGGGTTTGCATTTGTTGTTTACCATGTATGGGcggaaagaaattcaagaacatTTTTGAGGGTGTGATGTGACGTTGAGGATGTATGGAGGAGTATTACGGTTGATTGCAACTCACTCACTCGTACTTGGAGGCGAATCCCGAAGAATGAACAAAATTGATCTTTATGTCGAAATTGGAGCATTAATTATGATGAAGTCACgcaatttaatatgtttaagaTGAAATTATAAACTAAGTATTGTTGTTTTAAATAGTTTGTTTGTATGTCTTTTTTGTGATGTTTTgttatttggttatttaaaaattagaaaaagtttGTTTTGCTCTAATTTATAAAGTCATGTagaatttttattcttttttgagaagtttttaatgaaatgtgaCCTAAaacgttttctaaaaaaaataaaaatatgttaaagtatgtttttaattatctatttcgcatcattataaaaaatatcttttaatataGAACCTCTTagctcaaatatatatatatatatatatgataacatTTTACACACATAACAAATTATCACACCACAAAACTGTTATGTGAGTGTAAACTATCATGTTATTAGTTTTGGTTTGCAGATTACACGTGTTCTAACAAACTAAATTacttaacttataaaatttaaaattaattaaatatttttataaatatatacagaTGAACTtgtgacatttttatttttattcttttattattttttataagttttatatttatattggaGGACAATGTTTTTTAAGTTCTATTCCTTGTCATGCAATTGTGCTTGTGCATATACAAACCTCCTCAAAGAGCCATTGTGTTATACCAACCCTAAACAaatctctttatttttcttaagtACCATTAATTTATATGTACTTGCATGAATATAAATAGTCtatccaaaatattttataaattaaatttacaacaaattaaaatagagTAATGGTATACAAAGAGAATTTGAAAATTCACTGTTATATTGAATTTTCATTCCACTCATATCATTAATCATGAAATAAGGGCTGGGCTGGGATGCATAGGCCAACACAACCAAATtgatgtattaatttttttttaaatttaaatcaatatttaattctttaattttaaaaatataaattttcttttattttttaagttcaccctatattttttttataaccatCACAACTATAATTCTTGGATTTGTCCATAATTATCAATAAACATAATATTGATAGCTTTGGCATATCCCATTAATTCTATTCCGTAGCGGCAAAAAGATGTGGATAtcaaccctaagttcctgggttcgagcccgtcggacggcaagttctgcgcctggttaaatgattaagtgtgtttgcgggctacatacttaatccgttgtcctattttttttttttaaaagaattcaaaaaatatacatttcttTCAATTTCATTAGATGATATAAATCCTTATTGAAGACAAAATTGTTTGTGGAATATTTTATTCGTTCAATCTATCtactcaataaaaaaataataaatatattttttttaattaaagtgatTATTTCTCCTTCTTTATCGAAGTCTAAGGCGagtattataaatcttaatataaaaaaatggaacaACGACATCAAACTTATCGTGTGACCTCTTATTATCGTTAGGTTAGAAAAGCGAATACaaatcttaatataatataattgaagGGCTAAAGTAATTTATGCAGAAATAATAACATTTGAGTCAATCTactcaataaaaaaacaataaatatacatatatattttttttaattaaggtggttattactcttttttttcaaagtttAAGGCGAATTTTACAAATCTTAATATAATTGAATggctaaaataatttattaagaaataataatatttgggCCTGTCGAAAGATGAAAGCCCAAATATGACTTTACATTATTAACACACAATATAAACCCTAATCTTGGAATTCTAAGTCCCTCTCTCTAGCCGAGCTTTCTCTCTCAACCCTCTCATTCTCGCCGCATCTGCAACAACCAGATTAGCGACCATGGTGGCGGCTAAGAAGACGGttaatttctctttctctaCAATCTCCTGTCTTATATCGATCTGATTTATGGAATGATCGTCGATCTACAATTCAGTATTCTCAAAATGTTTACTTTAATTTATGTTATTCCAGAAGAAGACTCATGAGAGCATCAACAACAGATTGGCGCTTGTGATGAAGAGTGGAAAGTACACTCTCGGCTACAAGACTGTCCTCAAGACTCTAAGAAACTCCAAAGGTTGTATTTACAAATGTTGCTTTTTCATTGTTGCATACATTCCTCCTTAGATGTTTATGAACTAATTTTGATTTACTGATCTGGGTTTTTCAggtaaacttattattatttctaacaaTTGCCCACCTTTGAGGAAGTCTGAGATCGAGTACTATGCTATGCTTTCCAAGGTCGGAGTCCACCATTTTAATGGAAGTAAGTATTCCCTGTGTTAATACCAGTTTTAATATCATTGCTACATGTTCAAGAAAGGAGGATTTGTTCTAATAAATATAGTTTCATGTTTGGACATTTGGATTCTGATTATTTTAACCTGTCATTTGGTTAATTGTGCATTCTAAAATGAGATAAACTGTTCATTCTTTGCTGATATTGAATCCAGTGTCTCCCTGATATCATGAATAGGTCATGACCATAATTTACAATAACTTCATGAATAAAATCAGCAGTCTTGATGATTCTAATAGATAATTGAAGATGATAACTTTCACTTCTTCATTGAATCAATTATGTATTTCAATAAATGCAGAAGGCATATGATCCAAGAAGTTTCTGTAATTGCTTTGGTGATTTCTTTGTTCATAGATATGACAGATTAATGTGAAATGATTCCATTGATTTCTAGAATTATATTGAAGTCAGTAGGGTTTAGCATTTGTCTCATTGAGTGATTATTCACATAATTGGCAGACAGTCTTGGCAATTGATTGTTTGTTCTTTGCGTGTTTGTAACGGATAATGTCACACCCCACCTTGTGAACTTGAAAGTTTCGATAAGATTTATTGCCTTTACTTAGTACAGCAGAGGTGAAAAGTTTCATTCTACAATTTAGTTGGAGTGTTAATTTTCTCTGTTTCTTTTTGTAGACAATGTTGATTTGGGAACTGCATGTGGAAAGTATTTCAGGGTCTCATGCCTTAGCATTGTTGATCCAGGTAATTGCAATTATTCCATTAACCTCATTATTATCATCACATTCACTTTAAATAATGACTGATAAAAAATTTGTGTTTGTTTGTTCAACAGGTGATTCTGATATCATTAAGACACTCCCTGGAGATAAATGAGTTAGTTAGCCATAATTATCTTATGTGAAAGGCCTTTATCTTCTTCAGACACTACTTTGAACTATTttcatcaatttttatttatgagatTTTGTTAGTGAaaagttatttttgttattCATCAGACAAATATTTGTGTTATGGAGGAAGACCTTAATTCCATTTGCATGTGTTGATGAACTGTTACTACTGTCTTATTTTCACTcaaatttctctcttctttttccTTTGATAAATGATTGTGAAATCTAATTTTTCTGTTTTATGAATTGGGTTTttgatgaaataaatttatccgcaatatattataatttccaAGCTATAATACTGAATTATGTTATATAGCCTATTGTGTATGTTGTGCCTACTATGATGATGTGATTTTTCAACTATTTAtaagaagtaaaaaaataataaaaaaaattattttattttgaagtgttttattagtttatataaaatgttttggttaagtaaaataataccatgaaattactaatttttattatattaaaaacggacaattttaaatattgtagttttatttttaataatttaactttcttTAATAATACACTAGCAGatagataaaaattatatttataaatttgaaaaaaaaatatccacCTATTTGAGATCTTGTTAATTAgcaatattatttcttatctaaTAAATCTCTCTCATATTATTCATTTCAACCATCTCAacaatactaatattttttagtataatttttaaCAAACCATATCATTAATTTCTTTATCTCACTTCACccttaaattaacaaatttatccataatattttaccaccaatatattttttttccaaggAATATGTTAGTATTAATATCGTGATCTCACTTCGAGTATTTTTGTATCTcaaccatctcatatcattaccACGACCATTTTACCCTCACTTcagcaaaccaaccatcaatccaATTGACCTTTCATTTCGTGATTTCAGTCACACATCACATTCGATCAACCAACCATCTCAGTCACATAATTAACCAACAACTCTCATTATTAATATGATCATTTGTTATTGGTCTCTTATCCTTCagtaaaccaaccactaatctcaatcttatcgacctcttatcccttggcaaaccaaccactaatctcatcgacctctcgtgacctcatactttcacaTGCTTAATTT is part of the Impatiens glandulifera chromosome 1, dImpGla2.1, whole genome shotgun sequence genome and encodes:
- the LOC124920693 gene encoding 60S ribosomal protein L30 yields the protein MVAAKKTKKTHESINNRLALVMKSGKYTLGYKTVLKTLRNSKGKLIIISNNCPPLRKSEIEYYAMLSKVGVHHFNGNNVDLGTACGKYFRVSCLSIVDPGDSDIIKTLPGDK